AGGGCAAGAAGCTGGCCGCCGCACCGGTTTCGACCGACCATTATCAGCTGCTTGCCGTGCTCAAGCAGGAAGGCATTTCGGAAAAGGAAGCACAGGTCATCGCCATTCCGCAGCCTGAAATCGTGGCGGCCTGGAAACGCGGTGACATTGACGGTGCGTTCGTGTGGGATCCGGCGCTGTCGGAATTGAAGAAGAACGGCAAGGTGCTTCTGACGGCGGGGCAGGTGGCTGACCGCGGCGCGCCGACCTTCAGCGCCCTGGTGGCGACCGGCGAGTTCGCCAAGCAGCATCCCGAATTCCTGACGCAATATGTGCAGCAGGTGGATGGCTATTTTGTCTCCTTCGCCAAGGACAAGGCGGCCTGGGGTCCGGAATCGGAGAACGCGAAGCTCATTGCCGGGCTGCAGGGCGGAACACCGGCCGAGAATGCGGAGCGGCTGAAATCCACTGTGGTGCCGCCTTTGCAGGAACAGCTTTCCGACAAATGGCTGGGCGGCGGCGAAAAGAGCGGGGTCGCGAAAATCCTCAAAGATACGGCGAACTTCCTCAAGGAACAGCGCAAGATCACCGCCGTCAAGGACAGCTACGCTGCCTTCGTCGACCCGCGATACGCGGAAGCCGCCAAGGTTTCCAATTGACAAAAGCCAGAGCGATACGGGCCGGTTGAGGCCCGTATCGCCCGGAGGTTTCGATATGCTCCGCATCCGCGATGCCAGTGTCACCTTTCCAGCTTCCGACGGCAGCAGCGTTCACGCGCTCGACCGTGTCTCGCTGGATATTGCCCCGGATTCCATCGTTGTTGCCGTAGGGGCATCGGGGTGCGGTAAGTCCACATTGCTCAATGCCGTCGCCGGTTTCCTGCCGCTCACCGAGGGGTCGATTACCCTGGATGGGGAGCCTGTCGACCGCCCTGGCGGCGACCGCGGCGTCGTTTTTCAGAAGGATACGCTGCTGCCCTGGGCCAGTGTCATCGACAATGTCGCGCTCGGGCTGAAGTTCCGCGGTGTCGCCAGAAAGCAACGCCGCCAACAGGCGCAGGAATTGCTGGATCTGGTCGGGTTGTCCGAGTTTGGCGACAAACCGCCCTACGAACTTTCCGGCGGCATGCGCCAGCGTGTCGGTTTGGCACGGGCATTGGCCACCGATCCCAAGATTCTCTTGATGGACGAGCCGTTCGGCGCGCTGGACAGCCTGACACGCGAGACGATGCAGCAGTTGCTGGCGTCGGTGTGGGCGCGCACCGGCAAGCAGATCCTCTTCATCACCCATTCCATCGAAGAAGCACTGACGCTTGGCACCACCGTGGTGGTGATGTCGCCGAGGCCTGGCCGCATCGTCGCCCGCTTTGACGCGGATTTCGCGCGCGAATTCGCCGAGACCGGCGATATTGGTCCGATCCTGTCCGACCCGCGCTTCATCGAACTGCGCGAGGAAATCCGCGCTTTGATCCACCGTCCGGCAGCATCCGGCAAGGGAGTTCTGCAATGACGCTTGCCGCCGATCCGCGCACCGTATTCGCCCATGTTCAGCCGGCGCCGAAGCCGCACCGCTCGCGACCGATTGTTGGCACCACCACCACCTTGCTCATCAGCAGCATCACGCTGGTCGCGCTGATCGCGCTGTGGTTCGTCGCGACGCAATTCGGCTGGGCTTCGCCGCTGTTCCTACCTTCGCCTGCGGAAGTGCTGGCGCAGTTCCACGCGGTTGCCCAGGACGGCTATGCCGACGGCACGCTGCTGGAGCACACGCTGGCCAGCCTTGGCCGCATCCTGGCCGCTCTTGCCGTCGGTGTCGGTCTTGGTGTTCCGATCGGTCTTTTGATGGGGCTCAATCGTTGGGCCAAAGGCGTGCTTTCGGTGCCGATCGGCCTCTATTGGGGTCTGCCGCCGCTGGCGTACTTGCCCCTGCTGATCATCTGGCTGGGCATCGGCGAAACCTCGAAGATCGTGCTTTTGTCGCTCTCCACCTTCGCACCGATCTGCTTTTCGGCGCAAGCCGGAGTGCGTTCCGTGCCGGCCGAGCGCATCAACGCGGCGCTGTCGTTGGGCGCAAGCCGGCTGCAATTGTTCTTCAACATCATCTTGCCTTCGGCACTGCCCGAGATTTTGACCGGCCTGCGCATCGGCATCGCCGCCGGCCTGTCGACATTGGTGGCGGCCGAGCTGATCGCGGCACGATCCGGCCTTGGCTACATGATCATGTCGGCCGCGAACTTCCTGTCCACCGACGTCGTCTTCGTCGGCCTCATCATCATCGCGGTTCTTGCCTTTGCCTTCGCCACCGGCATGCGCTGGCTGGAGCGGCGGCTGGTGCCCTGGAAGGGCAAGCTCTGACCGTTTTCGAACAACGACCGCAGAAGGAAAATCCCATGTCCGATCCGAAGCGTCCGCTCGATCTCTACTGGTACCTGCCCACCCATGGCGACGGGCCGTATCTCGGCACCGACGAGCGCCACAGGCCGGCCACGTTCGGTTATTTGCGGGAGATCGCCCAGGCGGCGGATCGGCTGGGCTTCAAGGGCGTACTCTTGCCGACCGGCACGCGCTGCGAAGACGCCTGGATCACGGCGGCGGCGCTCATCCCGCAGACGGAAAGGCTGCGTTTCCTGGTTGCACTGCGCCCCGGCAGCGGCACGCCGGCCCTGTTTGCCCGCCATGCCGCCACGCTCGACCGCATTTCCAACGGCCGCGTGCTGCTGAATGTCGTTACCGGCGCCGATCCGAGCGACCTTGCCGGCGATGGCATCAAGCTCAACCACGGTGAACGCTACGCGCAGACGGACGAGTTCCTCTCGATCTGGCGAAGCATCTTGTCGGGCGAAGAGGTGGATTTCGAGGGCCAATATCTCTCGGCGCGTGGGTCCGACATTTCTTTCCCGCCGGTACAGCGGCCTTATCCGCCATTGTGGTTCGGCGGCTCGTCGGATGCCGGCATCGCGATCGCCGCCAAACATGTCGACGTTTATCTGAGCTGGGGTGAACCCGTCGAACAACTTGTCGAAAAGATCGAGCAGGTGCGCAAGGCCGCCGCGAAGGAAGGTCGAAACATCCGTTTTGGATTGCGCATCCATCTGATCGTGCGGGAAACCGAAGAAGAGGCATGGGCCGCCGCCGACCGGCTGATCAGCCATGTCTCCGATGAGGTGATCGCCGAAGCGCAGAACAACTTCGTCAATGTGTCGGAATCGGTCGGCCAGAAACGCATGGCCGCGCTGCATCAGGGCCGTCGCGACAAGCTGGTTGTCGGCCCCAATCTGTGGGCCGGGCTGGGGCTTGTGCGGGGCGGTGCGGGCACAGCGCTGGTCGGCAGTCCCGACAATGTCGCGGCGCGCATTCGCGAATACCAGGACATCGGCATCGAAACCATCATTGCATCGGCCTATCCGCATCTCGAGGAGGTCTACAACGTCGCCGAATTGCTGTTCCCGAAACTTGACCTTGCCAGCGCGTCGTCGCCGGCGCTGCGCGGTTGGGACGTCGAGTTTGGTCGTGGTGTGCGTCCGCGCGTTGCCGCATCAGCTTCCTGAGAGACCGAGCATCGAGAAAAGGGAGTTCGCCCGTGGCCAACACCAGCATTGTCGGCTTTTCCGGCAACATCACACGCCCGTCCAAGACCTTCGGCTTCGTCGACCATGTCGTGTCACAGATCGGACGCCGCAACCGGCTGTCTGCCGCGAGCTGGGACATCGAAGATCTGGGGGCGTCCTTCGCCACGGCGCGGCGGGCGTCCGATCTGGGGGATCAGGCAGGGACAATTCTGCGCGCCGTTGCGGAAGCCGATCTGCTGGTCGTCGGTTCACCAACCTACAAGGGCAGCTATACCGGGCTGTTCAAACATTTCTTCGATCTGCTCGATCCGACGGCACTGCGCGGCAAACCCGTGCTCTTGACCGCGACAGGCGGCGGCGACCGCCATGCGCTGATCGTCGAACACCAGCTTCGGCCACTGTTCGGGTTCTTCGAGGCTTATTCCCTGCCGACGGCCATCTATGCGACGGAGCGCGATTTCGCCGATGGCCAACCGGCATCGGAGGCCTTCGCGCGCCGTATCGACCAGGCACTCGACGAAGCCGGAGCGGCTCTCAGATCGCGTATTGGATTCGCCGTCGCTGCCGAATGATGCCGGCGGCATGGGCGTTTACGATGAGGCAGCGACCGAAATTTTGATGTCGGCCGCTGCCTGCAGCAATTGTGAAATTAGAGGCCGTTGTCCTTCAGGATCTGCGGCGCGTTTTCCTTGGTGATCTTCAAGGTCGGCAGGATAACGGTCTTTTCGACCTTCTCGCCGGCGAGATATTTCAACGCCTGGCGCAACCCCTCCGCTCCAGGCGTTGCGTAGAGGAAAGTCGCCGTCAGTTCACCCTTGTTGACGAGCTGCACGCCTTCATTGGGCAAGGCGTCGATGCCTATGAATTTGATGTCCTTGTCGCGACCGACATCCTTGGCGGCGAGATAGGCGCCATAGGCCATCGGATCGTTGTGGCCGTAGACCAGGTCGATCTTCTCGTTGTTGCGCAGTGCGGTCGCCATGATGTTGTAGGCCTGGTCCTGCTTCCAGTCGCCCGACTGCTTGTCGAGCAGATATTTGATGCCCGGTTCCTTGTCGGTGAATTCATGGAAGCCATCGTGACGGTCATGCGCCGGCTCGGTACCCATGCCGCCCCATATCTCGACGACATTGCCGGCTGCCTTGCCTTTGCCGCCCAGAAGTTCGACCGCATATTCACCGGCGGCGCGGCCGATCAACTTGTTGTCGCCGCCCACGAACTGGATGAAATCCTTCGTGTCGACGTTGCGGTCGAGCACGAAGACGGGGATTTTGGCATCGATTGCCTTCTGGACGACGCCGGTAAGACCGGCGGATTCCTTCGGTGAAATGAGCAGCGCGTCGACCTGCTGACGGATGAGGTTTTCGACATCCGCGACCTGCTTTTCGGTCTTGTCTTCGCCGTCGGTGATGATGAGATTGACGTTCGGGTGTTTGGCGGCTTCAGCAAGGATGTCCTTGTTGAACTGCGCCCGCCACGGCTCGATCGTGGTGACCTGGCTGAAGCCGATGGTCCACTTTTTGTCTTGTGCGAACGCGCTTTGACCCGGGACGAGCGCTGTCGTGGCGACAAGTGCTGTTGTCAGGGCCACCAGTCCAAGAAATTCACGGCGTTTCATTTGCGTTTCCTCCGATTGTTCGAGACTTGGTCTCTTTGATCGCCCGCTCATCAACGGACGTTGGCGTGTGCGCCGATCGCTTCCGCGAAAGTCGCATATGGGCGAAAAGATCAGCGGCGTTGCGCTCCTGGACCAGCACCGTGCCGATGATGATCAGGCCTTTGAGCACAAGCTGCAGGTTCGAATTGATGTTGTGCAGCTGCAGGATGTTGGACAGCAGCCCGAAGATCAGCACGCCGCACAAGGTCCCCGCGAGGCTGCCGCGCCCGCCCATCAGACTGGTGCCGCCAATGACGACGGCGGCGATCGCATCGAGTTCCAGCCCCGCACCCGCATCCGGTTTGCCCTGGCGGTATTGCGCCACATAGAGCACGGCGGCGATGCCGGCGAGCAGGCCCGAAATGGCATAGGTGGCGATCTTCACGCGACCGGCGGCGATACCCGAAAGCCGCGCGGCTTCCTCGTTGCCGCCGATCGCATAGACATAGCGGCCAAAGGGCGTGAAGCGCAGCACGGCGCCATAAATGACGATGGCGCCAAGGAAGAACAGGCCGGGCATGGGAATGATGCCGAAGGCGAGCGAGCGCAGGATTTCGAAATCCTCGGTGGCGTTGGAACCGGTATAGACGGGCAGCACCGCATTGTTCTGTCCTGCGGTGAGGCGGGCGATGCCCAGGGCCGTTACCATCATCGCAAGCGTGACGATGAAGGGCTGCAGTCGGCCACCAACGATGATCAGGCCGTTGAGCGCTCCGAACAGCAATCCGACGCAGGGTGCCACGATGAGAACGCCGAGCACGCCGAACTTCGTGTCGACTTGCGGCAGAAGAAACCAGAGCGTGAGGGCACACAGCAGGATGCCGACCACGGCCGGCAAAACGACACCACGCATCTTATCAAGATGTGGCATGCGGTGGAGTGTGACCCCGTTCGCCGACTTGGCGAAGTTGGCGAACAGGAAACGCGTGGTGGCAACGCCAATCAGCAGCGCAACCAGGCCGACCGCGGGTATGCCCATGAGGGCAGCCGGCGTGGCACCAGGCATTGTGAGCAGCATCGCCGTCACCACGGAGCAGATAGCCATCAGCGAACCGACCGAAAGATCGATGCCGCCGGTGATGATGACCGCCGTCATGCCCGTGGCAATGAGGCCGGTCGTGGAAACCTGTCTCAGCACATCGAGCAGATTGCCGTAGGACAGGAAGATGTTGGTGCCCTTGGAAGTGACCGGCGAGCCCAGAACGCCAATCAAAAAAATGGCGATCAGCCCCCAGTAGAGCTTTGTACGCGACACAAGTCTCAACGCATTCATGCTGCCGTCCGTCCGTTTGCGCGCCGGGGCGCAGCCAACTGCATGATCCGCTCCTCACTGGCTTGATGGCGTTGAAGCATGCCGGTCTGACGGCCCTCGGCCATCACCAGGATGCGGTCCGAAAGGTGCAGCAGTTCCGGCATCTCGGAACTGACCACCACAATGGCTAGCCCCTGATCAGCCAATCGGAAGATGAGATCGTAGATGTCGCGTTTGGCGCCGATGTCGATGCCGCGCGTTGGCTCGTCCAACAGCAGAATGCGTGGCTTGGTCGCCAGCCATTTGCCGATCACCACCTTCTGCTGATTGCCGCCTGAAAGGGTGTTGGCGACCTGGTCGATATCGCTGCAGCGGATTCCCAATGTCTTGACCGCTTCGTCGGCCAGCGCTTTCTCGCCGGCAACGGAGCGCAAGCCAAAACGGGAAAGGGCGTCGACGAGCGGAAGCGCGACATTGTCGGCGATGGAGGCCTTGAGATAGAGGCCCTCCGCCTTGCGGTCCTCGGTGACGAGGGCGATGCCAAGATGGCGGGCATCGCGGGGCGAGCGAATGTCGATGCCTTTTCCATCCAGCCTGATCTCGCCGCTAACCCGCCCTTGAGCACTGCCGAAGATCGATTGCAGGATTTCCGTTCGACCGGAACCGAGCAAGCCGCCGATGCCCAATATTTCGCCGCGTCCGAGATCGAAGTCGATATCCGACAAAACCGTCCGCCATCCGTTTCGGTCCGGCTTGTCTAGGCGAAGGTTCCTCACCGTCAGGATCGGCGTGTCGTAATGGGCATTGCGCGCGGTTGTCGAAGGATCGAGCAAGGTGCGGCCGACCATGGCGGCAATGAGCGCGTTTTCGTCCAGTCGATCCATCGAGCGTGTCAGAACGTGACGCCCGTCCCGGAAGACGGTGGTGCGGTCGGCCAGATGCATGACCTCATCGATGCGGTGCGAGATGTAGACGATCGCGACGCCTTGCGAGGCCAATTGGCGGACGATGCGGAACAGCCTTTGGCATTCAGCCGGCGACAAGGCGGACGTCGGTTCGTCCATGATGAGGATGCGTGCCGACTTGGACAGCGCCTTGGCGATCTCGACCAGCTGTTGTTCACCGACGCGCAATCTGCCGACACGCGCCTCGGGATCGAGTTCGATGCCAAGCGAGGCGAGGAGATCTCGGGCTGCCGAGAAACTCGCCTTGCGGTTGACGATCAGCCCACCGATCAGCTTTTCGCGGCCGAGGAAGATATTTTCGGCGACGCTCAGTTCGGGAACGAGGTTGAGTTCCTGGTGAATAATGGCGATGCCGGCATCCTCGGCGTCGCGTACGCCGGAAAACCGGACTGGTTGCGTGGCAACCGAAATCGTTCCCTCGTAATCCGTGTAGACGCCGGAGAGGATTTTCATCAGCGTCGACTTGCCGGCGCCGTTCTCGCCCATCAGGGCATGGATCTCGCCGCGTCTGAGGTCGAAACTCACATCGCTGAGCGCCGCGATGCCGCCGAAGGCCTTCGAAATGTTGTCGGCAGCAAGAATAGGTTGCCCCGGCGAGGGGGCACCATGATCCGGCGAAGTCGCAAATTCACGAGTGGCCATGACAGAAACGGCCTCCCTACCGCGCTGCCAGTCATGCGAAAAAGCTAATCTAAACGTTTCGATAGAGTCAAGATTGACGATCGTCCCTCCAGCCCATGTTTTTTTGATTCTTGCAAAAAACAAGGGAATTCCATAGGTGTTACGTCGACGTACACGCTGAAACGTTTAGAAGATGACCGAGCTAAAGGCGAGAAAGCATCGAAAAACCGGCGCTCCTACCATGTTGCACGTGGCGGAAGCAGCGCGTGTTTCCGTGGCGACCGTTTCGGCCTACATCAACGGCACGACGACCGTCAGCCAGGAGCTCAGCGCCCGCATCGAGCAGGCGATCCGCGAGATCGGCTATAAGCGTAATGCCATCGCGCGCAGTCTCAAGGTCGGCACGACCCGCACAGTCGGTCTCACCGTACCGCACATTACCAACCCCTTTTTCACCGACGTCGTTTCGGTCATCCAGCAGGCCTTCGACCGGGCAGGCTATGCGGTGATGTTGTGCTGCACTGATGAAGACCTGAACAACCAGGACGACCAGATCCGGCTTCTCCTCGACCGTATGGTCGACGGTCTCATCGTGGCCCGCGTGGGCGACAGCGCTTTCCTCAAGGAAACGGTCGAACGCGCCAACGTGCCGGTCGTTCTGCTCGATCGCGAATGCGAGAATGTCGACACCGACAGGGTCGTGCTCGACAATCATCAGGCCGTGTTCGAGGCGATCACCTACCTCGTCGATCTGGGCCACAAGCGTATCGGCTACATAACCGGCTCATTCGACATCTCGCCGATGCGCGACCGCATGGCCGGTTATCGCGCGGCGCTGCTCGCCGCCGGGCTGACATTCGACCAGAGCCTTGTCCGCTCCGGTGATCTGCATGAGGCCGACGGCTACACCGCCGCCATGCAACTGCTTTCCCTGCACGAACGCCCGACCGCGATCTTCTCCGCAAACAACCCGATGGTCGTCGGAGCCATGAAGGCGATCCGCGACATCGGCTTGTCCTGTCCGGAAGACATTTCGATCATCTGCTTCGACGATTTCCCATGGGCCGATGTGTTCCATCCTCAATTGACCACGATCGCGCAGCCGGTGCAGGCCATCGGCGAGCAGGCTGCCATGCTTCTGCTTGACCGCTTGAACGGCAATCGCGATGCGCCGTCGCGCCGCCTCGTTCTCAAAGGGCGCCTGATGGTGCGAAATTCCTGCCGGCCCTTGTCGGCAACAACTGGGGCGGCCACGCCAAAGATCGCCACCTCGCTGGTTTGACCGAACGACAGCTGGTGTTTTGCGTCGGCGGGAAGAGGGGATTCGTCTGCTGCTACTCCGGAGCGTGGAGGTCGCGTGCGATCGCCTCGCCAACGACTAACTGCGAAAATGATACGGTGAAACCCGGCCCTTGAGGCGAGCAGGCCGTGACGCCGATTTCAGCCCGCGTGGCCGAGAACGGGCATAGCCGCGCCATCTGCCAAGCCATTGCACCCACGGCATATTGCACGCGCACGGCATCGTCATGCCGCGTCAGCCGGATGCGGACCGGATCGCTCGGTCGAGCCGATGGCAGCGGTATCACGGACCAGTCCGAAACATCACGGGTGACGACAACGGAGAAATGCATCATTCCGTCGGTGTATTCGATCCCGGCCTTGATCCAATTTCGTTCGTCGAGCCGGAAAAAGAGACCAGCTTGGTCATAGAGTTCGGAATAGTCGCCAAGGACTGTCACTTCGGCTGTGAAATCGCCTTCGACCGGCCGCAGGTAGGCATGGCCGCTATCGCGGATGAAACCATAGAAGGTCTTGCGCCAGAAATCCGTATCGGCGTCCGTTTTAAGTTTTAGTCCCAGCGCATGACCAGACCAGGATTTGGGCTCGTTGAACCAGGAAAATTGCGATGCCATTCACGAAGACCGTTTGCTCGAGCGAAGACTTTGACGGCCCTTAATGTGATCAGGCGCCGATTTTTGTCAAAGCCGCATCGTGGCGGAAACGGTCAAGGCGGAGCGGAACATCGCATG
The genomic region above belongs to Mesorhizobium terrae and contains:
- a CDS encoding ABC transporter substrate-binding protein; this translates as MRKLFTAALAGLSIGALISSAFAADEKKVVIAYQTGSVPYFVGIANGEIAKRTGWNIEFRRFNSGADIFAAIASGAVQIGDVGSSPYSAAVSKGLDVKAFYISSVSRDGEALVVRPEIKTPSDLKGKKLAAAPVSTDHYQLLAVLKQEGISEKEAQVIAIPQPEIVAAWKRGDIDGAFVWDPALSELKKNGKVLLTAGQVADRGAPTFSALVATGEFAKQHPEFLTQYVQQVDGYFVSFAKDKAAWGPESENAKLIAGLQGGTPAENAERLKSTVVPPLQEQLSDKWLGGGEKSGVAKILKDTANFLKEQRKITAVKDSYAAFVDPRYAEAAKVSN
- a CDS encoding taurine ABC transporter ATP-binding protein, producing the protein MLRIRDASVTFPASDGSSVHALDRVSLDIAPDSIVVAVGASGCGKSTLLNAVAGFLPLTEGSITLDGEPVDRPGGDRGVVFQKDTLLPWASVIDNVALGLKFRGVARKQRRQQAQELLDLVGLSEFGDKPPYELSGGMRQRVGLARALATDPKILLMDEPFGALDSLTRETMQQLLASVWARTGKQILFITHSIEEALTLGTTVVVMSPRPGRIVARFDADFAREFAETGDIGPILSDPRFIELREEIRALIHRPAASGKGVLQ
- a CDS encoding ABC transporter permease subunit; this encodes MTLAADPRTVFAHVQPAPKPHRSRPIVGTTTTLLISSITLVALIALWFVATQFGWASPLFLPSPAEVLAQFHAVAQDGYADGTLLEHTLASLGRILAALAVGVGLGVPIGLLMGLNRWAKGVLSVPIGLYWGLPPLAYLPLLIIWLGIGETSKIVLLSLSTFAPICFSAQAGVRSVPAERINAALSLGASRLQLFFNIILPSALPEILTGLRIGIAAGLSTLVAAELIAARSGLGYMIMSAANFLSTDVVFVGLIIIAVLAFAFATGMRWLERRLVPWKGKL
- the ssuD gene encoding FMNH2-dependent alkanesulfonate monooxygenase; this encodes MSDPKRPLDLYWYLPTHGDGPYLGTDERHRPATFGYLREIAQAADRLGFKGVLLPTGTRCEDAWITAAALIPQTERLRFLVALRPGSGTPALFARHAATLDRISNGRVLLNVVTGADPSDLAGDGIKLNHGERYAQTDEFLSIWRSILSGEEVDFEGQYLSARGSDISFPPVQRPYPPLWFGGSSDAGIAIAAKHVDVYLSWGEPVEQLVEKIEQVRKAAAKEGRNIRFGLRIHLIVRETEEEAWAAADRLISHVSDEVIAEAQNNFVNVSESVGQKRMAALHQGRRDKLVVGPNLWAGLGLVRGGAGTALVGSPDNVAARIREYQDIGIETIIASAYPHLEEVYNVAELLFPKLDLASASSPALRGWDVEFGRGVRPRVAASAS
- the msuE gene encoding FMN reductase — translated: MANTSIVGFSGNITRPSKTFGFVDHVVSQIGRRNRLSAASWDIEDLGASFATARRASDLGDQAGTILRAVAEADLLVVGSPTYKGSYTGLFKHFFDLLDPTALRGKPVLLTATGGGDRHALIVEHQLRPLFGFFEAYSLPTAIYATERDFADGQPASEAFARRIDQALDEAGAALRSRIGFAVAAE
- a CDS encoding substrate-binding domain-containing protein; the encoded protein is MKRREFLGLVALTTALVATTALVPGQSAFAQDKKWTIGFSQVTTIEPWRAQFNKDILAEAAKHPNVNLIITDGEDKTEKQVADVENLIRQQVDALLISPKESAGLTGVVQKAIDAKIPVFVLDRNVDTKDFIQFVGGDNKLIGRAAGEYAVELLGGKGKAAGNVVEIWGGMGTEPAHDRHDGFHEFTDKEPGIKYLLDKQSGDWKQDQAYNIMATALRNNEKIDLVYGHNDPMAYGAYLAAKDVGRDKDIKFIGIDALPNEGVQLVNKGELTATFLYATPGAEGLRQALKYLAGEKVEKTVILPTLKITKENAPQILKDNGL
- a CDS encoding ABC transporter permease, with protein sequence MNALRLVSRTKLYWGLIAIFLIGVLGSPVTSKGTNIFLSYGNLLDVLRQVSTTGLIATGMTAVIITGGIDLSVGSLMAICSVVTAMLLTMPGATPAALMGIPAVGLVALLIGVATTRFLFANFAKSANGVTLHRMPHLDKMRGVVLPAVVGILLCALTLWFLLPQVDTKFGVLGVLIVAPCVGLLFGALNGLIIVGGRLQPFIVTLAMMVTALGIARLTAGQNNAVLPVYTGSNATEDFEILRSLAFGIIPMPGLFFLGAIVIYGAVLRFTPFGRYVYAIGGNEEAARLSGIAAGRVKIATYAISGLLAGIAAVLYVAQYRQGKPDAGAGLELDAIAAVVIGGTSLMGGRGSLAGTLCGVLIFGLLSNILQLHNINSNLQLVLKGLIIIGTVLVQERNAADLFAHMRLSRKRSAHTPTSVDERAIKETKSRTIGGNANETP
- a CDS encoding sugar ABC transporter ATP-binding protein; this encodes MATREFATSPDHGAPSPGQPILAADNISKAFGGIAALSDVSFDLRRGEIHALMGENGAGKSTLMKILSGVYTDYEGTISVATQPVRFSGVRDAEDAGIAIIHQELNLVPELSVAENIFLGREKLIGGLIVNRKASFSAARDLLASLGIELDPEARVGRLRVGEQQLVEIAKALSKSARILIMDEPTSALSPAECQRLFRIVRQLASQGVAIVYISHRIDEVMHLADRTTVFRDGRHVLTRSMDRLDENALIAAMVGRTLLDPSTTARNAHYDTPILTVRNLRLDKPDRNGWRTVLSDIDFDLGRGEILGIGGLLGSGRTEILQSIFGSAQGRVSGEIRLDGKGIDIRSPRDARHLGIALVTEDRKAEGLYLKASIADNVALPLVDALSRFGLRSVAGEKALADEAVKTLGIRCSDIDQVANTLSGGNQQKVVIGKWLATKPRILLLDEPTRGIDIGAKRDIYDLIFRLADQGLAIVVVSSEMPELLHLSDRILVMAEGRQTGMLQRHQASEERIMQLAAPRRANGRTAA
- a CDS encoding LacI family DNA-binding transcriptional regulator, whose product is MLHVAEAARVSVATVSAYINGTTTVSQELSARIEQAIREIGYKRNAIARSLKVGTTRTVGLTVPHITNPFFTDVVSVIQQAFDRAGYAVMLCCTDEDLNNQDDQIRLLLDRMVDGLIVARVGDSAFLKETVERANVPVVLLDRECENVDTDRVVLDNHQAVFEAITYLVDLGHKRIGYITGSFDISPMRDRMAGYRAALLAAGLTFDQSLVRSGDLHEADGYTAAMQLLSLHERPTAIFSANNPMVVGAMKAIRDIGLSCPEDISIICFDDFPWADVFHPQLTTIAQPVQAIGEQAAMLLLDRLNGNRDAPSRRLVLKGRLMVRNSCRPLSATTGAATPKIATSLV
- a CDS encoding DUF1349 domain-containing protein; this translates as MASQFSWFNEPKSWSGHALGLKLKTDADTDFWRKTFYGFIRDSGHAYLRPVEGDFTAEVTVLGDYSELYDQAGLFFRLDERNWIKAGIEYTDGMMHFSVVVTRDVSDWSVIPLPSARPSDPVRIRLTRHDDAVRVQYAVGAMAWQMARLCPFSATRAEIGVTACSPQGPGFTVSFSQLVVGEAIARDLHAPE